A DNA window from Gammaproteobacteria bacterium contains the following coding sequences:
- a CDS encoding autoinducer synthesis protein: protein MINISIHLKNDGQNNQLQEMFRLRNTVFKERLGWDVQSKDGLEIDGFDDLNPVYMMATNSSKQLEASWRMLPTDGPYMLANVFPFLLRGEEIPRSPGIWEISRWAAVSCPSNRRAQAYANESTISLIKYAYDYAVEHNISHYIVVTSVSMEKLVHRIGLPVRRFGDGKATRIGNVLSVACWVDINEQFHNVVYPRKAA from the coding sequence ATGATCAATATTTCAATACATTTGAAAAACGACGGACAAAACAACCAACTTCAGGAAATGTTTCGATTGCGTAATACAGTGTTTAAAGAACGACTGGGATGGGATGTCCAATCCAAAGATGGCTTGGAAATCGATGGGTTCGACGATCTCAACCCTGTTTACATGATGGCGACAAATTCCTCGAAACAACTGGAAGCGAGCTGGCGCATGCTCCCAACAGATGGCCCCTATATGCTGGCCAATGTGTTTCCCTTTCTGCTTCGGGGCGAAGAAATACCGCGCTCTCCCGGCATTTGGGAGATCAGCCGCTGGGCAGCGGTATCCTGTCCAAGCAACCGGCGCGCGCAAGCATACGCCAATGAGTCAACGATAAGTTTAATCAAATACGCATACGACTATGCAGTAGAACACAATATCTCGCACTACATTGTAGTGACCAGCGTATCAATGGAAAAGCTGGTACACCGAATCGGTCTACCCGTTCGACGCTTCGGCGACGGAAAAGCTACACGCATAGGAAATGTGCTGTCCGTTGCCTGCTGGGTAGACATCAACGAACAATTCCACAACGTGGTTTATCCAAGAAAGGCGGCATAG
- the murI gene encoding glutamate racemase — translation MLKNLSIGVFDSGVGGLSVLKHIHERLPNADLLYIADHAYAPYGKRPAAEIRQRCFSIVDYLLGKNVDAIVVACNTATAAAIEELRQHTAIPIIGMEPGVKPAIEQTRSDVIAILATDNTLASKKFEQLSARFAAEKTVLVQACTDLVSMIEQGDPDALNIRQRLLEIMPTLVEKNVDTVVLGCSHYPLILDQIRATAPTLNIIDTGAAVAKETERRLKNAGHTWSTANVGQITLCTTGNAEARIPIMQKFFPHAHTHLGLNLTENIETSLEKSTTSI, via the coding sequence GTGTTAAAAAATTTGAGTATCGGCGTATTTGATTCTGGCGTCGGTGGCTTGTCTGTTCTAAAACACATCCACGAACGACTACCCAATGCCGATCTATTGTATATCGCTGACCACGCCTACGCCCCGTATGGTAAACGGCCTGCTGCGGAAATTCGCCAACGATGCTTCAGCATTGTCGATTACTTGCTTGGTAAAAACGTCGATGCCATCGTTGTCGCATGTAATACCGCAACAGCAGCGGCCATCGAAGAACTTCGTCAACATACCGCTATCCCGATCATCGGAATGGAACCCGGAGTAAAGCCCGCCATTGAGCAGACACGCAGTGACGTGATCGCCATACTGGCAACCGATAATACCTTGGCTAGTAAAAAATTCGAACAGCTTTCCGCGCGATTTGCCGCAGAGAAAACCGTTTTGGTTCAGGCGTGCACTGACCTGGTATCAATGATCGAACAAGGTGATCCAGATGCCCTCAATATTCGTCAACGCCTGTTAGAAATTATGCCGACGTTAGTCGAAAAAAACGTTGATACGGTTGTATTGGGCTGTAGCCACTACCCTTTAATTTTAGATCAAATTCGCGCCACGGCCCCGACGCTAAATATTATCGACACGGGAGCTGCCGTTGCCAAAGAAACGGAACGGCGCCTAAAAAACGCCGGACATACCTGGTCAACAGCCAATGTCGGTCAGATCACGCTATGTACAACGGGAAACGCAGAAGCTCGTATCCCTATCATGCAGAAATTTTTCCCACACGCACATACACATCTCGGACTGAATCTCACGGAAAATATCGAAACATCACTGGAAAAATCGACGACGTCAATTTAA
- a CDS encoding DNA polymerase III subunit chi, whose product MARVDFYLMNSDSERDCDILACRLTEKAYKQGYKIQVKTRDAQQSKRIDDLLWTFSQGSFVPHTVDPSQSETPVFISHEDGIRDSAILINLTDKLPQTSPDNERVMEIVSNLPERRATARTRYRDYREMGHDLHTHQV is encoded by the coding sequence ATGGCGCGCGTCGACTTTTATCTAATGAACAGCGATAGTGAAAGAGATTGCGATATCCTGGCCTGCCGCCTGACCGAAAAAGCTTACAAGCAGGGTTACAAAATTCAGGTAAAAACCCGTGATGCTCAGCAGAGCAAACGTATTGATGACTTGTTGTGGACTTTTTCACAAGGTAGCTTCGTGCCTCATACTGTCGATCCATCTCAGTCAGAGACGCCTGTTTTTATCAGTCACGAAGATGGCATTCGCGATAGCGCCATTTTGATAAATCTCACCGACAAGCTGCCACAGACATCGCCTGACAACGAAAGAGTGATGGAAATTGTCAGCAACCTTCCCGAACGCCGCGCCACGGCGAGGACACGATACCGTGACTATCGGGAAATGGGACACGACCTCCATACTCACCAGGTGTGA
- a CDS encoding GNAT family N-acetyltransferase: MSSIRILSLKGEEALSYLPALAKLRIEVFREFPYLYDGSMAYEEKYLKTYIQSPDSVIVVALDGEEAIGASTALPLRDETIEFQQPFRQHGYDIPQVFYLGESVLRRSYRGQGLGVAFFTAREAHAQSLGDFPIYTFCAVDRPVDHPRRPADFAPLDDFWNHRGYVKHPELHTFFTWKEIDEDQESKKKMVFWLKTRK; the protein is encoded by the coding sequence ATGTCATCCATACGCATACTTTCACTAAAGGGTGAAGAAGCACTCTCTTACCTACCGGCATTAGCAAAACTCCGTATCGAAGTCTTCCGCGAATTTCCCTATTTGTATGATGGAAGCATGGCGTATGAAGAAAAATATCTGAAGACCTATATACAGTCTCCCGACAGCGTGATAGTCGTTGCCCTTGATGGCGAAGAGGCGATTGGCGCCTCTACCGCACTTCCACTGCGCGATGAGACGATAGAATTTCAACAACCGTTTCGTCAGCACGGATACGATATCCCGCAGGTATTTTATCTTGGTGAATCCGTGTTGCGCCGATCATATCGCGGCCAGGGTCTGGGGGTGGCGTTTTTCACGGCCCGTGAAGCACACGCCCAAAGCCTTGGTGATTTTCCCATCTACACTTTTTGCGCAGTCGATCGTCCTGTTGATCATCCTCGACGACCAGCCGATTTCGCGCCGCTCGATGATTTCTGGAATCACCGCGGTTACGTCAAACACCCCGAACTGCATACCTTTTTCACCTGGAAAGAGATTGATGAAGACCAGGAATCGAAAAAGAAAATGGTGTTCTGGCTGAAGACGCGTAAATAA
- the lptF gene encoding LPS export ABC transporter permease LptF produces the protein MIIERYLLKEITLNFLSVLAVILLIFGGHHFVRFMEHAASGSLPVEYIFKILFVFILAQMMLLLPGAMFIAFLVSLGRFYRDYEMTAMFACGVGLPRLLRSLVLYALVFSLIVGVMSIWVAPWAERTTRELRFEASLVAEFNALTPGRFHPISKNRGVFYLEKTTGTEGLERVFVFLETERGMEAFSAKRGRRENNAQGDFLVLEDGSLLQRNAKEDSWALLRYGDAQLRLQTPMDAGQLYRVREKRIESLFDEFNRKNIAELYWRFSIPFASVILLILAVFVSKSEPRQGRFGKLFFAILIYIFYIYGMIMSKNWLRSDTVPLLPGIVGLHMIFVVATITMAWRQLGIRLRGVA, from the coding sequence GTGATCATTGAGCGATACCTACTAAAAGAAATTACCCTGAATTTCTTGTCTGTATTGGCGGTAATCTTGTTAATCTTCGGTGGACATCATTTCGTCCGCTTTATGGAGCATGCGGCTAGCGGCTCTCTTCCTGTTGAGTATATCTTCAAAATTCTTTTTGTATTTATTCTGGCGCAGATGATGTTGCTGCTGCCAGGTGCGATGTTTATTGCCTTTCTTGTCAGTTTGGGGCGATTTTATCGCGATTATGAAATGACGGCGATGTTTGCCTGCGGTGTCGGCTTGCCTCGTCTACTGCGATCGTTGGTGCTGTATGCGCTCGTGTTTTCACTTATTGTGGGAGTGATGTCGATATGGGTAGCGCCCTGGGCGGAACGCACCACACGGGAACTGCGCTTTGAAGCAAGTCTGGTGGCGGAATTTAATGCGCTGACGCCGGGGAGATTTCATCCGATCAGCAAGAATCGGGGAGTATTTTATCTCGAAAAGACAACGGGTACAGAAGGCCTGGAACGTGTGTTCGTTTTTCTGGAAACTGAACGCGGGATGGAGGCCTTCTCCGCGAAGCGCGGCCGAAGAGAGAATAATGCGCAGGGTGACTTCCTGGTATTAGAGGATGGGAGTTTGTTACAACGCAACGCCAAGGAAGATAGTTGGGCACTGCTACGCTATGGGGACGCGCAGTTGCGGCTGCAAACACCGATGGACGCCGGTCAGCTTTATCGCGTGCGAGAAAAAAGAATTGAAAGCCTGTTCGATGAATTTAATCGAAAAAATATTGCTGAGTTGTACTGGCGTTTTTCGATTCCATTCGCCAGTGTGATTCTTTTGATTCTGGCAGTTTTCGTCAGCAAGAGTGAGCCCCGGCAGGGGCGTTTCGGCAAATTGTTTTTCGCCATACTCATCTACATTTTTTATATTTACGGCATGATTATGAGTAAGAACTGGTTGCGGTCAGATACCGTGCCTTTATTGCCAGGCATAGTTGGACTGCACATGATTTTTGTCGTTGCGACGATCACGATGGCCTGGCGGCAATTAGGCATTCGATTGCGTGGAGTAGCGTGA
- the lptG gene encoding LPS export ABC transporter permease LptG, whose product MRLLKIYVGQEIIKASLLAALGLLSFILLIIFVDEMGRTGKGQYSSSEALLYVLATVPRHIYHIFPPAVLIGTMLGLGVLASNSELVAMRASGISRLQIVRIVISAALLLMSVSIVLGEFIAPGLDSYAETRRSLVMNDGKSLKTNKGIWVRDGNDFIRVDTVLNHGELKGVQVIQTSGKAQLRRYLYAELASYRSPGDWLLQNVDVVTADGDDLRTVQMAEMVWQSHLNPDVMQVVVVRPEVMAADDLFEYSQYLEQNGIDARKYQLAFWSKLATPFATLVMAILAIPFVLAWRRNVSTGNRVLVGTMLGVTFYILNQFAGNASMVYNIPPVLGAFLPSLLFFAVALVLFRKLN is encoded by the coding sequence ATGCGCTTGCTGAAGATATACGTCGGCCAGGAAATCATTAAAGCCAGTTTACTTGCCGCGCTAGGGTTATTGAGTTTTATTTTGCTGATTATTTTCGTCGACGAGATGGGGCGAACTGGCAAAGGTCAATACAGCAGTAGCGAGGCATTACTCTATGTCTTGGCGACTGTGCCTAGACATATCTACCATATTTTTCCCCCGGCGGTGCTCATCGGAACCATGTTAGGGCTTGGGGTATTGGCATCAAACAGCGAGTTGGTGGCAATGCGCGCCTCCGGTATTTCTCGTTTGCAGATTGTCCGAATTGTTATCAGTGCGGCATTGTTATTGATGTCGGTCAGTATCGTTCTGGGAGAATTTATTGCGCCCGGTCTGGATAGTTATGCTGAAACGCGACGATCGCTGGTTATGAATGATGGCAAATCCCTAAAGACAAACAAAGGTATTTGGGTGAGGGACGGCAATGATTTTATTCGTGTTGATACGGTGTTAAATCATGGCGAACTTAAAGGCGTGCAGGTGATTCAAACCAGTGGAAAAGCTCAGTTGCGTCGCTATCTGTATGCCGAGTTGGCAAGCTACCGCTCTCCAGGAGATTGGCTATTACAAAACGTTGATGTGGTGACTGCCGACGGGGACGATTTGCGAACCGTGCAGATGGCTGAGATGGTGTGGCAAAGTCATCTAAATCCGGATGTGATGCAAGTCGTGGTGGTCAGGCCAGAAGTGATGGCGGCCGATGACCTGTTTGAGTACAGCCAGTATCTCGAACAAAATGGTATCGACGCACGCAAATATCAGTTGGCTTTTTGGAGTAAGCTGGCTACTCCGTTTGCGACGCTGGTCATGGCGATACTGGCAATACCCTTCGTGCTCGCCTGGCGTAGAAATGTTTCCACCGGAAATCGCGTACTTGTTGGTACGATGTTGGGCGTGACGTTTTATATTCTCAATCAGTTTGCGGGCAATGCCAGCATGGTATATAACATTCCGCCCGTCTTGGGCGCATTTCTTCCGTCTTTATTGTTTTTCGCCGTAGCGCTAGTCTTGTTTAGAAAATTAAATTGA
- a CDS encoding LuxR family transcriptional regulator, whose amino-acid sequence MSSVYDFIEELGECYSLKEIHAVCTKFCKSINYDYFHYGAQIPVSFSKPVFVFVSGYPDPWWERYTQNNYLYEDPTVIHCANHVTPFFWQQMSGSRHKVINEAREFGLHQGISVPVHGATGEKAIFSVACEHQSKPSTNLFNAELGSLLIFASFVHETVRRVIILEGFEQTPRQLTRREKECLLWAAEGKTTWETSQILNIAESTVTFHLSNAVGKLNVANKSQAVARAVVENLISPFSL is encoded by the coding sequence TTGAGCTCGGTATACGATTTTATTGAAGAACTCGGCGAATGCTACTCGCTCAAAGAAATTCATGCGGTTTGCACAAAGTTCTGTAAGTCTATTAATTACGATTATTTTCACTATGGCGCGCAAATCCCGGTTAGTTTTTCGAAACCGGTTTTTGTTTTTGTCAGCGGATATCCGGATCCCTGGTGGGAACGCTACACCCAAAACAATTATCTCTATGAAGATCCTACCGTCATACATTGCGCTAACCATGTAACGCCATTTTTCTGGCAACAAATGAGCGGCTCTCGACACAAAGTCATCAACGAGGCGCGTGAATTTGGACTGCACCAAGGCATTAGCGTACCTGTTCATGGCGCAACTGGCGAAAAGGCCATTTTTAGTGTCGCATGCGAGCATCAAAGCAAACCCAGCACGAACCTATTCAATGCCGAATTGGGTAGCCTGCTGATATTTGCAAGCTTTGTTCATGAAACCGTGCGCCGGGTTATTATTCTGGAAGGATTCGAACAGACCCCAAGACAACTGACTCGCCGAGAAAAAGAATGTTTACTCTGGGCTGCCGAAGGAAAAACCACCTGGGAAACATCCCAGATTCTAAATATTGCCGAGAGCACCGTGACCTTTCACCTCAGCAATGCGGTCGGCAAACTCAATGTCGCAAACAAGTCTCAGGCGGTGGCAAGAGCCGTTGTTGAGAATTTAATCTCACCTTTCTCACTTTAA
- a CDS encoding RNA-binding protein encodes MNIYVGNLAYSATEEDLRQAFGAYGEVSSASIIKDKFSGQSKGFAFVEMPNDREAQAAIDGLNEKPLGGRNVKVNQAKPRESRPSRPPRR; translated from the coding sequence GTGAATATTTACGTTGGAAATCTGGCATATTCGGCCACAGAAGAAGATTTACGTCAGGCGTTCGGAGCTTATGGCGAAGTCAGCAGTGCAAGCATCATCAAAGACAAATTTTCCGGTCAGTCAAAAGGCTTTGCATTCGTCGAAATGCCAAATGACAGGGAAGCCCAGGCGGCAATTGACGGGTTAAATGAAAAGCCACTTGGCGGTCGCAATGTAAAGGTGAATCAAGCTAAACCTCGTGAGAGTCGTCCTTCTCGTCCACCACGACGTTAA
- a CDS encoding leucyl aminopeptidase, which yields MDFNVTSTEAEHQKSACLIVSVFEKGKLGAIAKSIDEASNGHISSIVQDGDIKGKIGQVTMLHKVPGIQAPRVMLVGCGDDEKGIDEGQFNKAVNKAVETLKASAANECTVYLGDVKIKGKDKAWAVRAGTIAFQASTYRADHLKSKKEDNTEQDIGTVNWYAEDAEHAMMTDTIALGIALGKGINLARELGNLPGNICTPSYLAETAINLASRYDKIDTTVLEESDMEKLGMGALLSVSRGSRQPAKLIIMEYKGGKKGDKPIIYVGKGLTFDSGGISIKPSPSMDEMKYDMCGGASVLGTMYTIAELGLPINVVGVVPSSENMPDGDANKPGDIVTSLSGQTIEVLNTDAEGRLILCDALTYIERYDPKVVIDIATLTGACVVALGKHATGMLSNDDDLADAIRKAAKDSYDRVWQLPLWEDYQEQLKSNFADMANVGGPQAGTITAACFLARYTKSYKWAHLDIAGTAWNTGAEKGATGRPVSLLVQYALNNL from the coding sequence ATGGATTTCAATGTGACGTCGACCGAAGCTGAACATCAGAAAAGTGCCTGCCTGATCGTCAGTGTCTTCGAGAAAGGCAAGCTCGGCGCAATCGCGAAATCAATAGATGAAGCCAGCAATGGCCATATCTCCTCCATCGTTCAGGATGGGGATATCAAGGGCAAGATCGGTCAGGTAACCATGTTACACAAAGTGCCTGGCATCCAGGCGCCACGCGTAATGCTAGTAGGTTGTGGCGACGATGAAAAAGGTATCGACGAAGGACAGTTTAACAAGGCCGTCAACAAGGCCGTAGAAACCCTCAAGGCCAGTGCCGCTAATGAATGCACGGTATATCTCGGCGATGTCAAAATCAAAGGTAAAGACAAGGCCTGGGCGGTACGCGCTGGCACCATTGCCTTCCAGGCAAGCACGTACCGCGCAGACCACCTGAAAAGTAAAAAGGAAGACAATACAGAACAAGACATCGGCACAGTAAACTGGTATGCCGAAGACGCGGAACACGCCATGATGACTGACACTATTGCCTTGGGAATTGCACTGGGCAAAGGTATCAATCTGGCGCGCGAACTGGGCAATTTACCGGGAAACATTTGCACACCGTCCTATCTGGCGGAGACTGCCATTAATCTTGCCAGTCGTTACGACAAAATCGACACCACCGTGCTCGAAGAGTCCGACATGGAAAAACTGGGCATGGGAGCCTTATTGTCCGTGAGTCGTGGCAGTCGACAGCCTGCCAAACTCATCATTATGGAATACAAAGGCGGCAAGAAAGGCGACAAGCCTATTATCTATGTGGGCAAAGGCCTGACCTTTGATTCAGGCGGCATTTCCATCAAGCCCTCACCCTCTATGGATGAAATGAAATACGACATGTGCGGTGGCGCCTCAGTATTGGGCACGATGTATACGATTGCAGAACTTGGCTTACCCATCAACGTCGTCGGCGTGGTTCCCAGTTCTGAAAATATGCCGGATGGCGACGCCAACAAACCTGGTGATATCGTCACCAGCCTCTCCGGCCAAACCATCGAGGTTCTCAATACCGACGCTGAAGGCCGATTGATACTTTGTGATGCGCTGACTTATATCGAGCGTTATGACCCGAAAGTCGTCATTGATATCGCCACGCTCACGGGAGCCTGTGTGGTTGCCCTGGGTAAACACGCGACCGGGATGTTGAGTAATGACGACGATCTTGCCGACGCTATACGTAAGGCAGCCAAAGACAGTTACGACCGTGTGTGGCAATTACCGTTATGGGAAGACTATCAGGAACAATTGAAGAGTAATTTCGCTGACATGGCAAACGTCGGCGGCCCACAGGCAGGTACGATTACCGCCGCCTGTTTTCTCGCACGCTATACTAAGAGCTATAAATGGGCTCATCTGGATATCGCTGGCACGGCCTGGAACACCGGCGCCGAAAAAGGCGCGACAGGTCGTCCGGTAAGCTTATTGGTGCAATACGCATTGAACAACTTATAA
- a CDS encoding valine--tRNA ligase gives MDKTYDPQAIEQKWYKTWEDKGYFEPKANAANTDHYCIMIPPPNVTGSLHMGHGFNNTVMDTLTRYNRMLGKKTLWQPGTDHAGIATQMVVERQLAAQKKTRHDLGREDFIKRVWEWKGESGGNITRQLRRLGSSLDWAHERFTMDDGLSEAVKEVFVRLHQEGLIYRGKRLVNWDPVLHTAVSDLEVLSEEENGFLWHMKYPLVDGEGYLVVATTRPETMLGDAAVAVHPGDDRYKHLIGQKVKLPFTDRLIPIIADDYVDPEFGTGCVKITPAHDFNDYQVWNRHRDESDIASLPNGGLINIFTKDAAIIGATDEHGDLIPQDFHGLDRYEARKKIVASLDAQNLLEKTDDHKLMVPRGDRSGAVIEPFLTDQWYVKAGPLAEPAIKAVEDGRIKFIPDNWKNTYFEWMRNIEDWCISRQIWWGHRIPAWYDENGDVFVGRSEEEVRSKHKLGAEVALRQDEDVLDTWFSSALWPFSTLGWPENTDRLKAFYPTQVLVTGFDIIFFWVARMIMMGMKFMDDVPFHEVYIHGLVRDAQGQKMSKSKGNVLDPIDLIDGIELDALLQKRTSGMMQPHLREKIEKQTRKEFPDGIPAFGTDALRFTFAALASTGRDVNFDLNRVDGYRNFCNKIWNAARYVLMNTEGQDCGESGGALEFSLADRWISSAFQKAAKQVNESLSQYRFDHAAQAIYEFIWHEYCDWYLELSKPVLQSEQSREAEKRGTRATLVRVLDQTLRLAHPIMPFITEEIWQRVAPLAGVDSETIMLQSYPQYDKSFVDETAETEMDWVKSFILGVRKIRSGMDIAPGKPLPVLLQNMSAQDEKFISSNSLFVQRLAKLESINPVGEDAPESATALVGNMKVLIPLAGLIDKDAETARLNKEIEKLVKNIAGIEGKLGNKNFVDRAPEDVVNKERTRLAELQASMDSLREQLAKIEKL, from the coding sequence ATGGATAAAACCTACGACCCCCAAGCCATAGAACAAAAGTGGTACAAGACCTGGGAGGATAAAGGCTATTTCGAGCCCAAAGCCAATGCAGCGAATACTGATCACTATTGCATTATGATTCCACCACCTAATGTGACCGGCAGCCTGCACATGGGACATGGTTTCAATAATACGGTGATGGATACGCTGACCCGCTATAACCGCATGCTGGGTAAGAAAACCCTGTGGCAGCCGGGCACCGATCACGCCGGGATCGCAACCCAAATGGTCGTCGAGCGTCAACTCGCGGCACAGAAAAAAACCCGCCACGACCTGGGACGGGAAGACTTCATCAAGCGCGTATGGGAATGGAAAGGCGAATCCGGCGGCAATATTACCCGTCAGCTACGCCGCCTCGGTTCTTCACTGGACTGGGCGCATGAACGGTTCACCATGGACGATGGTTTGTCGGAAGCGGTCAAAGAAGTCTTCGTACGTCTTCACCAAGAAGGTCTGATTTATCGCGGCAAACGCCTGGTCAATTGGGACCCGGTGCTGCATACGGCGGTTTCTGATCTCGAAGTATTATCGGAAGAGGAAAACGGATTTCTGTGGCACATGAAATATCCTCTCGTCGATGGTGAAGGGTATTTAGTCGTTGCCACCACCCGGCCAGAGACCATGCTGGGTGATGCGGCAGTGGCCGTTCACCCCGGCGACGATCGCTACAAGCATTTGATTGGCCAGAAGGTGAAACTGCCATTTACCGACCGCCTCATTCCTATCATTGCCGACGACTATGTCGATCCCGAATTCGGGACCGGTTGTGTAAAAATCACCCCGGCCCATGACTTTAATGACTATCAGGTATGGAATCGCCATCGCGATGAATCCGATATCGCGAGCTTACCCAATGGCGGTCTGATCAATATTTTTACCAAGGACGCCGCCATTATCGGTGCGACAGACGAACACGGTGATCTCATCCCGCAAGACTTTCATGGCCTGGATCGCTATGAGGCGCGTAAGAAAATTGTCGCCTCGCTAGACGCGCAAAACCTGCTCGAAAAAACTGACGATCACAAACTCATGGTCCCCAGAGGGGATCGTTCCGGCGCAGTAATTGAGCCCTTCTTAACCGATCAATGGTACGTCAAGGCTGGACCTCTCGCCGAACCGGCGATCAAGGCGGTTGAAGACGGCAGAATTAAATTTATCCCGGACAACTGGAAGAACACCTATTTCGAATGGATGCGCAATATCGAAGACTGGTGTATTTCACGCCAGATCTGGTGGGGCCATCGCATCCCCGCCTGGTATGACGAAAACGGTGATGTCTTTGTCGGTCGTTCCGAAGAGGAAGTCCGCAGCAAGCACAAACTTGGTGCGGAAGTCGCGCTGCGTCAGGACGAAGACGTCCTCGACACCTGGTTCTCTTCGGCGCTATGGCCGTTCTCGACCCTCGGCTGGCCCGAAAACACCGATAGACTCAAAGCGTTTTATCCAACGCAAGTTCTGGTCACCGGTTTCGACATCATCTTCTTCTGGGTCGCACGCATGATCATGATGGGCATGAAATTCATGGACGACGTTCCTTTTCACGAGGTCTACATCCACGGTCTGGTGCGCGACGCGCAGGGCCAGAAGATGTCAAAGTCCAAAGGCAACGTCCTTGACCCGATTGATTTGATTGACGGAATTGAGCTCGATGCCTTATTGCAAAAACGCACCAGCGGCATGATGCAACCCCATCTGCGCGAAAAAATCGAAAAGCAAACGCGCAAAGAATTCCCCGATGGCATACCTGCATTCGGCACAGATGCCTTACGCTTTACCTTTGCCGCACTCGCCTCTACCGGACGCGATGTGAATTTCGATCTCAATCGCGTCGATGGCTACCGCAATTTTTGCAACAAAATATGGAACGCGGCACGCTACGTGCTCATGAATACGGAAGGTCAGGACTGTGGTGAATCCGGCGGTGCGCTCGAATTTTCACTTGCTGACCGCTGGATTAGCTCGGCGTTTCAGAAGGCCGCGAAACAGGTAAATGAGTCCTTGAGTCAATACCGCTTTGACCATGCGGCCCAGGCGATATACGAATTTATCTGGCATGAGTATTGTGACTGGTATCTGGAATTATCCAAGCCAGTCTTGCAAAGTGAACAGAGTCGCGAAGCGGAAAAACGCGGTACTCGTGCGACTCTGGTAAGAGTTCTTGATCAGACATTGCGCCTGGCGCATCCGATTATGCCTTTTATCACTGAGGAAATCTGGCAACGCGTAGCACCACTTGCCGGGGTGGATAGTGAAACGATTATGCTGCAGTCTTATCCTCAATATGATAAAAGCTTTGTAGACGAGACGGCAGAAACCGAAATGGATTGGGTGAAGAGCTTCATCCTCGGTGTACGTAAAATACGAAGCGGCATGGATATCGCACCGGGAAAACCATTGCCGGTATTGTTGCAAAACATGTCTGCGCAGGATGAGAAATTCATCAGCAGCAACAGTCTGTTTGTACAACGTCTAGCCAAACTGGAAAGCATTAACCCGGTAGGCGAAGACGCCCCGGAGTCGGCAACGGCGCTAGTGGGCAATATGAAGGTCTTAATCCCCTTGGCTGGCCTGATCGACAAGGATGCGGAAACGGCGCGTCTGAACAAGGAAATAGAAAAACTTGTGAAGAACATCGCGGGGATAGAAGGTAAACTGGGTAATAAGAATTTTGTTGATCGTGCGCCCGAGGACGTGGTCAACAAGGAGCGTACCCGACTGGCCGAATTGCAGGCATCTATGGACAGCCTCAGAGAACAGCTGGCCAAGATCGAAAAGCTATAG